The following coding sequences are from one Gossypium hirsutum isolate 1008001.06 chromosome A12, Gossypium_hirsutum_v2.1, whole genome shotgun sequence window:
- the LOC121211365 gene encoding uncharacterized protein: protein MLFINTLKAPFITHMIGSTTKSFADIAMAREMIENTIRGGKIEGETAKRMASRRKDNEVNNTSNYNAKVVTVSQPRVTTVGKQDSQKQVSGSRQNSEKVSFTPIPLTYQELYQSLFNAHAIPHFHLKPLQPPYPKWYDANAKCEYHAGISGHSIENCTGFKKVVERLIKMGVVKFDDTLSNENPLPNHGDQGVNVVEDTGMRRIKEGVAEGHEIQECDEFKALVQGLMDNKELEFYEASSDEGRICTLEGGPKNQNRPRIIISSPRNNEVEIPTVPKVIIHKPVSFPYKDNKRQKPLKKEKGAEILVNEPVKEEEAKEFLKFLKHSEYSVVEQLRKQPARISVLALLLSSEVHRETLMVLNETYVTNDISVNKLDRLVSNISADNFIYFNDDEIPPGGMGSAKALYITTHCKGNTLPSVLIDNRSTLNVMPLSTLNRLPIDSSHMKTRHNVVRAFDGTERKVMGRIDIPLMIGPNTYEVDFLVMDIKPSYNCLLGRPWIHSAGVVPSSLHQKLKLVADGWLVTINTEEDIIATVTSDAPYVEANEEAIECSFRSLEFINTIFISEGIEVPVPRISRTTRMGLQMTMGKGALPGKGWGRYLQRRIQIPELKEKRDRFGLGYRSDHKQRRKKIEKRQERRRARLSGREVERESMTFPHISETFISGRIIHSKGGLLEK from the exons TACCACCAAGAGTTTTGCTGATATAGCTATGGCGAGAGAAATGATTGAGAACACCATAAGAGGTGGCAAGATAGAGGGAGAAACTGCTAAAAGAATGGCCTCAAGAAGGAAAGATAATGAAGTGAACAATACAAGTAATTATAATGCAAAAGTGGTTACGGTTAGTCAACCCAGAGTAACTACAGTTGGGAAACAAGATTCTCAAAAGCAGGTATCTGGTTCGAGACAAAATTCTGAAAAAGTCTCATTTACGCCTATCCCATTGACGTATCAGGAgctttatcaaagtttatttaATGCGCATGCAATACCTCATTTTCATTTGAAACCTCTGCAGCCTCCATACCCTAAATGGTACGATGCAAACGccaaatgtgaataccatgcagggatatcGGGGCATTCGATCGAAAATTGTACTGGCTTTAAAAAAGTAGTGGAAAGActtatcaagatgggggttgtaaaatttgatgacaCCCTTAGTAATGAGAACCCGTTGCCAAATCATGGTGATCAAGGGGTAAACGTAGTTGAGGATACTGGTATGAGAAGGATTAAAGAGGGCGTGGCCGAG GGACACGAGATCCAGGAATGTGACGAGTTTAAGGCCTTGGTACAAGGCCTTATGGATAATAAGGAGTTGGAATTTTATGAAGCTAGCTCAGATGAGGGACGTATATGCACATTAGAAGGTGGACCGAAGAATCAAAACCGGCCTAGGATTATTATTTCTTCACCAAGAAATAATGAAGTTGAAATACCAACGGTACCAAAAGTCATTATTCATAAACCtgtttcctttccttataaggataacaagagG caaaagcctttgaaaaaggaaaaaggggCTGAAATACTGGTTAATGAGCcagtgaaggaagaagaagccaaagagtttctaaaattcttaaaacacaGTGAGTACAGTGTGGTTGAACAATTGCGTAAACAACCAGCTCGTATATCAGTATTGGCATTGCTCCTAAGTTCAGAGGTACATAGGGAAACATTAATGGTGCTCAATGAAACTTACGTTACTAATGATATATCCGTCAATAAGTTGGATCGATTAGTTAGTAACataagtgctgacaatttcatctatttcaatgatgatgaaatcccacctGGTGGCATGGGATCAGCTAAAGCTTTATACATCACCACTCACTGTAAAGGGAATACATTGCCGAGTGTGCTTATTGATAATAGGTCAACCTTAAATGTCATGCCATTGTCCACATTGAACAGATTGCCCATTGACAGTTCTCACATGAAAACACGCCATAATGTAGTAAGAGCATTCGATGGCACGGAGAGAAaagtcatgggaagaattgatatCCCTTTGATGATTGGGCCAAACACATATGAGGTAGATTTtttagtgatggatatcaagccctcttaCAATTGCctgttggggaggccttggatacaTTCGGCAGGAGTGGTACCCTCATCTTTGCACCAGAAATTGAAGTTAGTAGCGGATGGATGGCTGGTCACCATAAATACTGAGGAGGACATTATAGCGACAGTTACTAGTGACGCACCCTATGTAGAAGCAAATGAGGAGGCAATTGAATGCTCTTTCCGTTCATTagaattcatcaatacaatattCATTTCAGAGGGGATTGAGGTGCCGGTGCCCAGGATATCCAGAACTACAAGAATGGGTTTGCAAATGACAATGGGGAAAGGAGCCTTGCCAGGAAAAGGATGGGGAAGGTATCTTCAAAGAAGGATTCAAATTCCAGAATTAAAGGAGAAGAGAGACCGTTTTGGCTTAGGTTACAGGTCAGATCACAAGCAAAGGAGGAAGAAAATAGAGAAGcgtcaagaaagaagaagagcgcGTTTAAGTGGAAGAGAAGTAGAGAGAGAATCGATGACGTTCCCCCATATATCCGAAACCTTTATATCAGGAAGGATAATTCACTCTAAAGGAGGGTTGCTTGAAAAATGA